The following are encoded together in the Bacillus cereus group sp. RP43 genome:
- a CDS encoding CidA/LrgA family holin-like protein, which yields MKFLTLLLQVGVLYMFSLVGVWIQEVFHLSMPGSLIGMLILFLLLSTRILPLKWFEIGAEKLIIFLPLFLIPSTTGLMEYGSFLLSKGSIMFFLVVVSTLVTLIISGYVSQLLITSKK from the coding sequence TTGAAGTTTTTGACGCTTTTACTTCAAGTAGGAGTGCTATATATGTTTAGTTTGGTGGGTGTATGGATTCAGGAAGTATTTCATCTATCTATGCCAGGAAGTTTAATAGGAATGTTAATTCTTTTTCTGCTTCTTTCCACTCGCATTTTGCCATTAAAATGGTTTGAGATAGGTGCAGAAAAGCTAATAATATTTTTACCTTTATTTTTAATTCCTTCAACGACTGGGCTAATGGAATACGGCTCATTTCTTTTAAGTAAGGGTAGTATTATGTTCTTTCTAGTTGTTGTAAGTACTTTAGTAACGTTGATTATTTCAGGTTACGTAAGTCAATTATTAATAACATCAAAAAAATAA
- a CDS encoding LrgB family protein translates to MFLIFITVVIYILATNLYKKFTFPFTLPVLTVTAIMICIFLTFGISHHEYKENGGDLLSSFLSPAIVALAIPLFKERKILMKNFLSILVGVVIGIVALISLNVVIGEMLNIDKELILTTIPQLATMPIAISLAEQIGGIPSMTASFVVVAGITGAIMGPTVLKFFRITSTIGKGVGMGCASHIIGVSRLVKEGEKEATIGSVTMIVTGILISIFVPYGMKILL, encoded by the coding sequence ATGTTCTTAATTTTTATTACTGTAGTGATTTATATATTGGCGACAAATCTATATAAAAAATTTACGTTTCCATTTACTTTACCGGTGTTAACAGTTACGGCAATTATGATTTGTATATTCCTTACTTTTGGGATTTCTCATCATGAGTATAAGGAAAATGGGGGAGATCTTCTTTCCAGTTTCTTGAGCCCAGCAATTGTAGCTTTAGCTATACCGCTATTTAAGGAACGAAAAATACTTATGAAAAACTTCTTATCGATACTTGTTGGGGTAGTAATCGGTATAGTAGCTTTAATAAGTTTGAATGTAGTGATTGGGGAAATGTTGAATATAGATAAGGAACTTATATTAACAACTATCCCGCAATTAGCGACGATGCCTATTGCAATTTCATTAGCCGAACAAATTGGAGGTATTCCATCTATGACTGCTAGTTTTGTAGTTGTTGCGGGAATAACAGGTGCTATCATGGGACCGACAGTACTTAAGTTTTTCCGAATAACAAGTACAATTGGAAAAGGAGTTGGGATGGGCTGCGCATCACATATTATTGGTGTGAGTCGTCTAGTGAAAGAAGGAGAGAAAGAGGCAACTATCGGTTCGGTAACGATGATTGTAACAGGGATACTTATTAGTATATTCGTACCTTATGGAATGAAAATTTTATTATGA
- a CDS encoding DUF6572 domain-containing protein — MKNKKGCKKYMNGYEAIDNQNTLFLSIVDTLDWKDEEAHVLHLYEAINQYRAYVEEKKVDRIKPALETRTRHVIQVFAQYECSEYGNDFYELIKDLLQDIGLELKIYINNSKYIYI; from the coding sequence ATGAAAAATAAAAAAGGGTGTAAGAAGTATATGAATGGTTATGAAGCAATAGATAATCAAAATACGCTATTTCTTTCGATTGTTGATACGCTGGATTGGAAAGATGAAGAAGCGCATGTGTTGCACCTCTATGAGGCAATAAATCAATATCGAGCGTATGTGGAAGAAAAAAAGGTTGATCGAATAAAGCCAGCACTAGAGACTAGAACTAGGCATGTGATTCAAGTTTTTGCTCAGTATGAGTGTAGTGAGTATGGAAATGATTTTTATGAACTCATCAAAGATCTTTTACAAGATATAGGACTTGAGTTAAAGATTTATATAAATAATAGTAAGTATATTTACATTTGA
- a CDS encoding UDP-N-acetylglucosamine 4,6-dehydratase family protein, with protein sequence MLNKIILITGGTGSWGHELIKQLLEKSPKEIRVFSRNETVQFEMQQQFINDDRLKFIIGDIRDKDQLVYACQGVHYVFHLAALKHVPVCEYYPYEAIKTNIHGTQNVIEASIQKQVEKVIYVSTDKAADPSNTYGMTKAIGEKLMVHANVQTKKTKFICVRGGNVLGTSGSVVPLFKKQIKKSSQVGITDENMTRFFLTIEDAVGLLFKAASEGRGGEIFVMKMPACKITDLAKVLIEDSKKENVKIKEVGIRPGEKLSEMLLSEVESKTSISFDQNYFVVLPTIPIEGLQEYYASYPLVDVKSFSSQQDLLAKHEVKQMLEKGGFLL encoded by the coding sequence ATGCTTAATAAAATAATTTTAATTACTGGTGGCACAGGTTCGTGGGGACATGAACTTATAAAACAACTATTAGAAAAATCGCCGAAAGAAATTAGGGTTTTTTCAAGGAATGAAACAGTTCAGTTTGAAATGCAGCAACAGTTTATAAATGACGATAGATTAAAATTTATTATTGGAGATATTCGTGATAAAGACCAACTAGTCTATGCTTGCCAAGGTGTACATTATGTATTCCATCTTGCAGCTTTAAAACATGTTCCAGTATGTGAGTATTATCCTTATGAAGCTATAAAAACAAATATACATGGTACGCAAAATGTAATTGAAGCATCAATTCAGAAGCAAGTTGAAAAAGTTATATATGTTTCAACTGATAAAGCGGCCGACCCATCAAATACGTATGGGATGACAAAAGCAATTGGTGAAAAGTTAATGGTTCATGCGAATGTGCAAACGAAGAAAACAAAATTCATTTGTGTTCGTGGTGGAAATGTTTTAGGGACGAGTGGAAGTGTGGTACCGCTTTTTAAAAAGCAAATTAAAAAGTCTTCACAGGTAGGGATTACTGATGAAAATATGACTAGATTTTTCTTAACAATTGAAGATGCTGTTGGATTGTTATTTAAAGCAGCATCTGAAGGAAGAGGAGGGGAAATCTTTGTTATGAAAATGCCAGCGTGTAAAATAACGGATTTAGCAAAAGTGTTGATTGAAGATTCGAAAAAAGAAAACGTGAAGATAAAAGAGGTAGGGATAAGACCTGGTGAAAAATTAAGTGAAATGCTTTTATCTGAGGTAGAGAGTAAAACAAGTATAAGTTTTGATCAAAATTATTTTGTTGTGCTACCGACTATTCCTATAGAAGGACTTCAAGAATATTATGCTAGTTATCCGCTTGTGGATGTGAAGAGTTTTAGTTCTCAACAAGACTTACTTGCAAAACATGAGGTGAAACAAATGTTAGAAAAAGGAGGGTTTTTACTATGA
- a CDS encoding NAD-dependent epimerase/dehydratase family protein translates to MKKNASLLITGANGFTGRHACQYFSEKGFHVIPMFQNCSHREKFRNGITCNLTNKSEVMKVIKQIKPDYVLHLAGRNSVIESWTAALEYMEINVIGTLYLLEAIKQEASHCRTLVIGSALQADSMNNIKVSNPYSLSKTMQVIVAEAWGGLMDSNIIIAKPSNLIGPGVSNGICSILAKKMIDIESGKSEPIIEVNSLKDSRDFLDVRDAVKAYHVLLRDGINGKEYNIGSGVKRSLLDVLEQYKGLTQLNFTIKETENFESDSNKSLVLDDIKKLGWVPKIQFHQSLKDVLEYAKRSDICIQ, encoded by the coding sequence ATGAAAAAAAATGCGAGCCTTTTAATAACTGGTGCAAATGGCTTCACAGGGCGTCACGCTTGCCAATATTTTTCAGAAAAGGGCTTTCATGTAATTCCTATGTTTCAAAATTGTTCACATAGAGAAAAATTCAGGAATGGCATTACTTGTAATTTAACTAATAAGAGCGAAGTAATGAAGGTAATTAAACAAATAAAGCCAGACTATGTATTGCATTTAGCAGGAAGAAATTCGGTCATAGAGTCTTGGACAGCTGCTCTTGAATACATGGAGATTAATGTAATAGGGACGTTATATTTATTAGAAGCAATTAAGCAGGAAGCCTCGCATTGTAGAACATTAGTTATAGGATCTGCATTGCAAGCAGATAGTATGAACAACATAAAAGTTTCAAATCCATATAGTTTAAGTAAAACTATGCAAGTAATCGTCGCAGAGGCTTGGGGTGGATTAATGGATTCAAATATTATCATCGCAAAGCCCTCGAACTTAATTGGTCCAGGAGTATCGAATGGCATTTGTTCTATTCTTGCAAAAAAAATGATAGATATAGAGTCGGGTAAAAGTGAACCAATTATTGAAGTAAACAGTTTGAAAGATAGTAGGGACTTTCTAGATGTACGTGATGCAGTTAAAGCCTATCATGTGTTATTGCGTGATGGTATAAATGGAAAAGAATATAATATTGGATCAGGAGTAAAACGATCTTTATTAGATGTATTAGAACAATATAAAGGATTAACACAGCTGAACTTTACTATAAAAGAAACAGAGAATTTTGAGAGTGACTCAAATAAAAGTTTAGTGTTAGATGATATAAAAAAGTTAGGTTGGGTCCCAAAAATCCAATTTCACCAATCATTAAAAGATGTACTTGAGTATGCGAAGCGCAGTGACATCTGCATTCAATGA
- a CDS encoding DUF2515 family protein, translating into MYQSNSNNTYNEASKALPLSLFDVKNELKLKCKLIHSGTMYKLTKEEQLIIDNIKAQTKQLNKNNVTRTRAYYQFYIQYPEIHWALLGHMVSRNGGWNMTDLKGDLYTRILSEKDQITFFSFLERGNWLIFQDVYPQFLLYEQSVKRSQRLFHLLPHLNVSTFMETMWNDFWKTGNKKTLAIATIINEQNYLEKRVVQNVHFKKTVLNSIGFKLFDFFQFNHILFPFYENDKKQKVLLFGDTMKHFTSLHERILIGKRLYSLLFRDTHILSQIIRWAEHHPHTGSRKDYWPHLFSSVNESFSREFYKRRIKKCQLRSGAYRIYSPALIYAWRDMQHEEDESKDWFTDWQVVNYLVDKEESISGQISEDYCKTLEKIELAILAKKNVLLREEE; encoded by the coding sequence ATGTACCAAAGCAACTCAAATAATACATATAACGAAGCTTCCAAAGCACTTCCTCTCTCCCTATTTGATGTGAAAAATGAGTTAAAACTAAAATGCAAACTCATTCATTCTGGAACCATGTATAAATTAACGAAAGAAGAGCAACTCATCATCGACAACATAAAAGCACAAACAAAACAACTAAATAAAAATAATGTAACAAGAACACGTGCATACTACCAATTTTACATTCAATATCCAGAAATACATTGGGCACTACTTGGGCATATGGTATCACGTAACGGTGGTTGGAATATGACCGATTTAAAGGGAGATTTATATACGAGAATTTTATCAGAGAAAGATCAAATTACATTTTTTTCTTTTTTAGAAAGGGGAAATTGGCTTATTTTCCAAGATGTATATCCTCAATTTTTGCTATATGAACAAAGTGTAAAAAGATCGCAAAGGCTATTTCACCTTCTCCCTCACCTAAATGTTTCTACATTTATGGAAACGATGTGGAACGATTTTTGGAAAACAGGTAACAAAAAAACATTAGCGATTGCAACTATTATTAATGAACAAAACTACTTAGAAAAAAGAGTTGTTCAAAATGTACACTTCAAAAAGACTGTACTAAATAGTATTGGATTTAAACTCTTTGATTTTTTTCAGTTTAATCACATCCTTTTCCCATTCTACGAAAATGATAAGAAACAAAAAGTATTACTATTTGGTGATACAATGAAACATTTTACATCCTTGCATGAACGAATCTTAATTGGAAAAAGGTTGTATTCACTATTATTTCGGGATACACATATTTTATCTCAAATAATACGTTGGGCCGAGCATCATCCACACACAGGCTCAAGGAAAGATTACTGGCCTCATTTATTTTCAAGTGTAAATGAATCTTTTTCCCGTGAGTTTTATAAACGCCGAATAAAGAAATGCCAGTTGCGTAGTGGTGCATATCGTATATACAGCCCTGCACTCATCTATGCATGGCGCGATATGCAACATGAAGAAGATGAAAGTAAAGATTGGTTTACTGATTGGCAAGTTGTAAATTACTTAGTTGATAAGGAGGAAAGTATAAGTGGACAAATTTCAGAAGACTACTGCAAAACACTCGAAAAAATTGAACTTGCAATTCTCGCAAAGAAAAATGTCCTCCTCCGAGAGGAAGAATGA
- a CDS encoding undecaprenyldiphospho-muramoylpentapeptide beta-N-acetylglucosaminyltransferase — translation MSKTILFTGGGTAGHVMINIVLIPKFIEKGWRVEYTGSQNGIEKLLVQNVKYNSISTGKLRRYWDWENFKDPFKIIHGCLQSYKLIKKMKPDVIFSAGGFVSVPVVIGAWLNRVPIIIREPDSTLGLANKIALPFSKKLCTTFPQTGGNVSTEKKVYVGPIVREEIERGNVLRGRSYCKFQQDKPVLLVMGGSQGAKWINDIVRKSLDTLLLNFNIVHMCGKGKVDPAIGMEGYMQFEYIGEELPHILNMASVVVSRAGSTAISELLFLKKPMLLIPLTNGSSRGDQVLNADHFARQGYAEVLLQDRVNTSTFTHAVNKLYANKERYIQNMNGFKKTNDEGIHHLIDIINEVVK, via the coding sequence ATGAGCAAAACGATTCTTTTTACTGGGGGCGGTACAGCTGGACACGTTATGATTAACATTGTATTGATTCCTAAATTTATAGAAAAGGGATGGAGAGTCGAGTATACTGGTTCTCAAAATGGAATTGAAAAATTATTAGTTCAAAATGTTAAGTATAATAGTATTTCAACCGGGAAGCTTAGGAGATATTGGGATTGGGAGAACTTTAAAGATCCTTTCAAAATTATACACGGTTGTTTACAAAGTTATAAATTAATTAAGAAAATGAAGCCTGACGTTATCTTTTCTGCAGGAGGATTTGTTTCAGTTCCTGTAGTTATAGGGGCGTGGTTAAATCGTGTACCTATAATAATACGTGAACCAGATAGTACGTTAGGGTTGGCAAATAAAATAGCATTACCTTTTTCTAAAAAACTATGTACAACATTTCCTCAAACAGGGGGTAATGTAAGTACTGAGAAGAAGGTTTATGTGGGGCCAATTGTAAGGGAAGAAATTGAGAGAGGTAACGTATTACGAGGAAGAAGCTATTGTAAATTTCAGCAAGATAAACCGGTATTGTTAGTAATGGGTGGGAGTCAAGGTGCTAAGTGGATAAATGATATAGTAAGGAAAAGTTTAGATACATTATTATTAAATTTTAATATTGTTCATATGTGTGGTAAAGGGAAGGTGGACCCAGCTATTGGAATGGAAGGTTATATGCAATTTGAATATATAGGGGAAGAGTTACCGCATATACTGAATATGGCAAGTGTTGTCGTTTCCAGAGCGGGTTCTACTGCTATTTCTGAATTGTTATTTTTGAAGAAACCGATGTTGCTTATTCCGTTAACTAATGGTTCCAGTAGAGGGGATCAAGTTTTAAATGCTGACCATTTTGCACGACAAGGATATGCGGAAGTTTTACTTCAAGATAGAGTAAACACTAGTACATTTACACATGCAGTAAATAAGTTGTATGCCAATAAGGAGAGATATATTCAAAACATGAATGGATTTAAGAAAACAAATGATGAGGGGATTCATCATTTGATAGATATAATAAATGAAGTGGTGAAGTAA
- a CDS encoding CBO0543 family protein, which translates to MSSSERKNDFLALIITVFLSAIIGTFLDAFFVNKQIYSFPVRPFSSTFSVNIAFTLLVLPILTASFIQISKTLSTVSRTLFIISIGVCASIFEQVAERLGLFVHNEHWHHTYSLFGYMIFLAFIWKVYRRLPK; encoded by the coding sequence ATGTCCTCCTCCGAGAGGAAGAATGACTTTCTAGCTTTAATAATTACAGTTTTTCTCTCTGCTATTATTGGAACTTTTTTAGATGCTTTCTTTGTTAATAAACAAATATATTCTTTTCCAGTTAGGCCCTTCTCATCCACATTTTCAGTTAATATAGCTTTCACATTACTCGTACTACCGATTTTAACAGCCTCTTTTATACAAATTTCAAAAACATTATCTACAGTTTCTAGAACTCTATTTATTATTTCAATAGGCGTTTGCGCTAGCATTTTTGAGCAAGTTGCTGAGAGATTAGGTTTATTTGTACATAATGAGCATTGGCATCATACTTATTCTTTGTTTGGGTATATGATTTTTCTTGCTTTTATTTGGAAAGTATATCGTCGGCTACCAAAATAA
- a CDS encoding YfmQ family protein — translation MTTWFIVTLFIFGALKVLVSSMPTSVVESIISRFELHQKLDEENTTVTVDGTSIEGEMKLQIIQEFNEALFLDKHYFPPQGNGTPLVIETKIGKKTIKFSLYSYEEHVDVIKQYKKKVVAYRLRSKSLQSRSVVRIEDYA, via the coding sequence ATGACAACATGGTTTATAGTTACATTATTTATTTTTGGTGCTCTTAAAGTACTAGTTTCTAGTATGCCGACTTCTGTTGTAGAATCAATTATTAGTAGATTTGAATTACATCAAAAACTTGATGAGGAAAATACGACTGTAACAGTTGATGGAACAAGTATAGAAGGAGAAATGAAACTTCAAATTATTCAAGAATTCAACGAAGCTTTATTTTTAGATAAACATTATTTTCCCCCGCAAGGGAATGGAACACCATTAGTTATTGAGACGAAGATAGGAAAGAAAACGATTAAATTTTCTTTATATAGCTACGAGGAACACGTTGATGTAATAAAGCAATATAAGAAGAAAGTAGTTGCATATCGTTTGCGATCAAAAAGTCTTCAAAGTCGTTCAGTAGTAAGAATTGAAGATTATGCTTAA